A stretch of the Malus sylvestris chromosome 10, drMalSylv7.2, whole genome shotgun sequence genome encodes the following:
- the LOC126585988 gene encoding uncharacterized protein LOC126585988 — protein sequence MVVLILVFQFIILVPQVGIVLSTITRRVKENTIRDIGILILILDNIFQIMVHIQHMYSLVFLDLLHHSILDTLLHSKFLVNCVISLATLLYFIIQNSWEARDAKSVSNIQAMHTVSSQSSLATTPHHQPQIWHTDSKAINHMTTDISNLSLTSLYPSNETV from the exons ATGGTGGTGCTAATCCTGGTTTTTCAGTTCATAATTCTGGTCCCTCAGGTGGGTATCGTTCTTTCCACAATaacaagaagggtaaaggaaaataCAATCAGGGATATAGgtatcctaatcctaattctAGACAACATTTTCCAAATCATGGTTCACATTCAGCACATGTATTCTCTGGTGTTCTTGGACCTTCTCCATCACAGTATCTTGGACACTCTTCTACACAGCAAGTTCCTTGTCAATTGTGTAATCAGCTTGGCCACACTGCTCTATTTTATCATTCAAAATAGTTGGGAAGCCAGGGATGCCAAATCTGTG TCCAATATCCAGGCTATGCATACAGTCTCTTCTCAGTCATCTTTAGCTACCACACCTCATCATCAACCACAAATTTGGCACACTGACTCAAAGGCCATAAACCATATGACTACAGATATCAGTAACTTGTCTTTGACATCTCTTTATCCTTCTAATGAGACAGTGtaa
- the LOC126585983 gene encoding probable glutathione S-transferase isoform X2, whose product MADEVVLLDYWASKFGMRARVALAEKGVKYEYREEDLRNNIKSQMLLQMNPVHKKTPVLIHNGKPVCESLIIVQYIDEVWRDKAPLLPSEPYQKAHSRFWADFIDKKLYDACTKIWMTKGEEQEAAKKDFIEILKQLEGQLGDKPYFEGEKFGFLDIALITFYCWFHAYEICGNFSIEAECPKLIAWAKRCMQRESVSKSLADEKKVYELVLGVQKMLGVD is encoded by the exons ATGGCGGATGAGGTTGTTCTTCTAGACTACTGGGCCAGCAAGTTTGGCATGAGGGCCAGAGTAGCGCTGGCGGAGAAGGGCGTCAAGTATGAGTACAGAGAGGAGGACTTGAGGAATAATATTAAGAGCCAGATGCTTCTGCAGATGAACCCGGTTCACAAGAAGACCCCGGTTCTCATTCATAACGGTAAGCCGGTCTGCGAGTCACTCATTATTGTGCAGTATATTGATGAGGTTTGGAGGGATAAAGCTCCTTTGCTTCCCTCTGAGCCTTACCAGAAAGCTCACTCAAGGTTCTGGGCTGATTTCATTGACAAGAAG CTATATGATGCTTGCACGAAGATATGGATGACAAAGGGAGAGGAACAAGAGGCAGCAAAAAAGGACTTCATCGAAATCCTGAAGCAGTTGGAGGGACAGCTTGGAGACAAGCCATATTTTGAGGGTGAGAAATTTGGGTTCTTGGACATTGCTCTCATCACGTTCTACTGCTGGTTCCATGCATATGAGATCTGTGGAAACTTCAGCATCGAGGCCGAGTGTCCCAAGCTCATTGCATGGGCCAAGAGGTGCATGCAGAGGGAGAGTGTTTCCAAATCTCTTGCTGACGAAAAGAAG
- the LOC126585983 gene encoding probable glutathione S-transferase isoform X4, with translation MADEVVLLDFWASMFGMRARVALAEKGIKYEYREEDLRNKSQLLLQMNPVHKKIPVLIHNGKPVCESLIIVQYIDEVWRDKAPLLPSEPYQKAHSRFWADFIDKKLYDACTKIWMTKGEEQEAAKKDFIEILKQLEGQLGDKPYFEGEKFGFLDIALITFYCWFHAYEICGNFSIEAECPKLIAWAKRCMQRESVSKSLADEKKVYELVLGLQKMFGWE, from the exons ATGGCGGATGAGGTTGTTCTTCTGGACTTCTGGGCAAGCATGTTTGGCATGAGGGCCAGAGTGGCGCTGGCGGAGAAGGGCATCAAGTATGAGTACAGAGAGGAGGACTTGAGGAACAAGAGCCAGCTGCTTCTGCAGATGAACCCGGTTCACAAGAAGATCCCGGTTCTCATTCACAACGGTAAGCCAGTCTGTGAGTCACTCATCATTGTGCAGTATATTGATGAGGTTTGGAG GGATAAAGCTCCTTTGCTTCCCTCTGAGCCTTACCAGAAAGCTCACTCAAGGTTCTGGGCTGATTTCATTGACAAGAAG CTATATGATGCTTGCACGAAGATATGGATGACAAAGGGAGAGGAACAAGAGGCAGCAAAAAAGGACTTCATCGAAATCCTGAAGCAGTTGGAGGGACAGCTTGGAGACAAGCCATATTTTGAGGGTGAGAAATTTGGGTTCTTGGACATTGCTCTCATCACGTTCTACTGCTGGTTCCATGCATATGAGATCTGTGGAAACTTCAGCATCGAGGCCGAGTGTCCCAAGCTCATTGCATGGGCCAAGAGGTGCATGCAGAGGGAGAGTGTTTCCAAATCTCTTGCTGACGAAAAGAAGGTGTATGAGCTTGTTCTTGGCCTGCAGAAGATGTTTGGTTGGGAATAG
- the LOC126585983 gene encoding probable glutathione S-transferase isoform X3, with protein MADEVVLLDFWASMFGMRARVALAEKGIKYEYREEDLRNKSQLLLQMNPVHKKIPVLIHNGKPVCESLIIVQYIDEVWRYKAPLLPSEPYQKAHSRFWADFIDKKLYDAGRKIWSTKGEEQEAAKKDFIEILKQLEGQLGDKPYFEGEKFGFLDIALITFYSWFHAFETCGNYSIEAECPKLIAWAKRCKKRESVSKSLADEKKVYEFVLSIKKMLGVE; from the exons ATGGCGGATGAGGTTGTTCTTCTGGACTTCTGGGCAAGCATGTTTGGCATGAGGGCCAGAGTGGCGCTGGCGGAGAAGGGCATCAAGTATGAGTACAGAGAGGAGGACTTGAGGAACAAGAGCCAGCTGCTTCTGCAGATGAACCCGGTTCACAAGAAGATCCCGGTTCTCATTCACAACGGTAAGCCAGTCTGTGAGTCACTCATCATTGTGCAGTATATTGATGAGGTTTGGAGGTATAAAGCTCCTTTGCTTCCCTCTGAGCCTTACCAGAAAGCTCACTCAAGGTTCTGGGCTGATTTCATTGACAAGAAG CTATATGATGCTGGGAGGAAGATATGGTCCACAAAGGGAGAGGAACAAGAGGCAGCTAAAAAGGACTTCATCGAAATCCTGAAGCAGTTGGAGGGACAGCTGGGAGACAAGCCATATTTTGAGGGTGAGAAATTTGGGTTCTTGGACATTGCTCTCATCACGTTCTACAGCTGGTTCCATGCATTTGAGACCTGTGGAAACTACAGCATCGAGGCCGAGTGTCCCAAGCTCATTGCATGGGCCAAGCGGTGCAAGAAGAGGGAGAGTGTTTCCAAATCTCTTGCTGACGAAAAGAAGGTGTATGAGTTCGTTCTTAGCATTAAGAAGATGCTTGGTGTGGAATAG
- the LOC126585983 gene encoding probable glutathione S-transferase isoform X5 — MADEVVLLDFWASMFGMRARVALAEKGIKYEYREEDLRNKSQLLLQMNPVHKKIPVLIHNGKPVCESLIIVQYIDEVWRYKAPLLPSEPYQKAHSRFWADFIDKKLYDAGRKIWSTKGEEQEAAKKDFIEILKQLEGQLGDKPYFEGEKFGFLDIALITFYSWFHAFETCGNYSIEAECPKLIAWAKRCMQRESVSKSLADEKKVYELVLGLQKMFGWE; from the exons ATGGCGGATGAGGTTGTTCTTCTGGACTTCTGGGCAAGCATGTTTGGCATGAGGGCCAGAGTGGCGCTGGCGGAGAAGGGCATCAAGTATGAGTACAGAGAGGAGGACTTGAGGAACAAGAGCCAGCTGCTTCTGCAGATGAACCCGGTTCACAAGAAGATCCCGGTTCTCATTCACAACGGTAAGCCAGTCTGTGAGTCACTCATCATTGTGCAGTATATTGATGAGGTTTGGAGGTATAAAGCTCCTTTGCTTCCCTCTGAGCCTTACCAGAAAGCTCACTCAAGGTTCTGGGCTGATTTCATTGACAAGAAG CTATATGATGCTGGGAGGAAGATATGGTCCACAAAGGGAGAGGAACAAGAGGCAGCTAAAAAGGACTTCATCGAAATCCTGAAGCAGTTGGAGGGACAGCTGGGAGACAAGCCATATTTTGAGGGTGAGAAATTTGGGTTCTTGGACATTGCTCTCATCACGTTCTACAGCTGGTTCCATGCATTTGAGACCTGTGGAAACTACAGCATCGAGGCCGAGTGTCCCAAGCTCATTGCATGGGCCAAGCG GTGCATGCAGAGGGAGAGTGTTTCCAAATCTCTTGCTGACGAAAAGAAGGTGTATGAGCTTGTTCTTGGCCTGCAGAAGATGTTTGGTTGGGAATAG
- the LOC126585983 gene encoding probable glutathione S-transferase isoform X1 yields the protein MADEVVLLDYWASKFGMRARVALAEKGVKYEYREEDLRNNIKSQMLLQMNPVHKKTPVLIHNGKPVCESLIIVQYIDEVWRDKAPLLPSEPYQKAHSRFWADFIDKKLYDACTKIWMTKGEEQEAAKKDFIEILKQLEGQLGDKPYFEGEKFGFLDIALITFYCWFHAYEICGNFSIEAECPKLIAWAKRCMQRESVSKSLADEKKVYELVLGLQKMFGWE from the exons ATGGCGGATGAGGTTGTTCTTCTAGACTACTGGGCCAGCAAGTTTGGCATGAGGGCCAGAGTAGCGCTGGCGGAGAAGGGCGTCAAGTATGAGTACAGAGAGGAGGACTTGAGGAATAATATTAAGAGCCAGATGCTTCTGCAGATGAACCCGGTTCACAAGAAGACCCCGGTTCTCATTCATAACGGTAAGCCGGTCTGCGAGTCACTCATTATTGTGCAGTATATTGATGAGGTTTGGAGGGATAAAGCTCCTTTGCTTCCCTCTGAGCCTTACCAGAAAGCTCACTCAAGGTTCTGGGCTGATTTCATTGACAAGAAG CTATATGATGCTTGCACGAAGATATGGATGACAAAGGGAGAGGAACAAGAGGCAGCAAAAAAGGACTTCATCGAAATCCTGAAGCAGTTGGAGGGACAGCTTGGAGACAAGCCATATTTTGAGGGTGAGAAATTTGGGTTCTTGGACATTGCTCTCATCACGTTCTACTGCTGGTTCCATGCATATGAGATCTGTGGAAACTTCAGCATCGAGGCCGAGTGTCCCAAGCTCATTGCATGGGCCAAGAGGTGCATGCAGAGGGAGAGTGTTTCCAAATCTCTTGCTGACGAAAAGAAGGTGTATGAGCTTGTTCTTGGCCTGCAGAAGATGTTTGGTTGGGAATAG